A segment of the Deltaproteobacteria bacterium genome:
CAAGGCCCCCGAGCGCAGCGTCCGTAGGCAGCAGCGCCCGCCAGGGCGCTGTCGCCGGAGGTCCGCAGCCCCGCACGTCGCGCCTCTCGCAGGTCCCCCTGCCTCCTCTCCCCACGGCCTCCTCGGCCCCACCCCTCCCACATCTCCACGGCGCGCGACGACTGCGGGGCGGTGCGCGAGGGGGCGCTTGCCCGACGCGCCGCCCCCTCCATACCCCCATCTCCGAGAACTCGACCGCCCGAGGTGGCGAACGCGGCCGCCACGGCCTGTCCGCTCGCCGAATTTGATAGACGCCCGGGGCCCCCGCCGCGTCGACGAGACACGTGATCTTGCGGCCTTCTCGGCGCCCTGGACCACCGGACCCCACGGCATGTCGCGTGCACAAAGGGCGGGCACAACCAACTCGGTTCCCTGAACGAAAGGAGTCGCTCCATGCGTCCCCGACTGCTTCCAGCTCTTACCGCCGTCGCCCTGGCCACCAGCTTCAGTCTCGCGACCCCGAACGCCTCGGCTGAGACCTTCGTCGCCAAGGTGAAGGCCATCGGGAGCGAGTGGGCCACGCGACGGGCCTTCAACAAGGAGTTCGGGCGCTGGGTGAAGGACAGCCGCAGGGCCGGGCGCACCATCCCCTGGGGCGGTGCGGGCGGCATGGGAGACCTGGCCGACAAGATGAGCACGCTCCACAACCGCGTCGTCACCGGCGCCGCGGTGGTCTTCGCCGCCATCGGCACCTACGGCCTCATGGCCGGCCCGGCCAAGGAATCGCCGCTCCTGTCGGCCCTTTTTCTGGGGCCAGCGACCTGGATGATGGCGCGCGCCGCCGCCAAGGGGGACCAGGAGCGGGCCAAGGCACGCCTCGGGGTGGTCGGCATGGCCGGGATGCAGAATCCCGCCAACGTGCCCTCCAAACTGCGGGATCTCGCCACGCAGCTAGCCCTCCATAACATCGCCCGCGCGAAGAAGTAGCCCCCCTTTCCCACGGCTCACCGGAAATCGCGCGAGCGAAAGCCGCAGGCGTACTCGATCGGCTGAAGCTCCTCGGCCAGGATGCTCCGCGCGTCCCCGTCGGCCTGGAGGCGCCCCCGCACGAAGAGCAGCTCGGCCAGGCAGATCAGCGTGCGATGCCGCTCGAAGATCTTCGGCCGCAAGACGATGTCCATCAGCCCCGTCTCGTCCTCGAGCGCCATGAAGACCGCCCCATCCGGCCCCGTCGGGCGCTGGCGCACGATCACGAGCCCCGCTACGCGCACCGGCGCCCCGGGACGCAAGCTGTCGAGATCCGCCTGGCGCGTCACCCCGCTCTTCGCGAGCGCGCTCCGATAGAGCTCGAGCGGGTGCCGCTCGAGGAAGCTGTCGGCGTGGAGGTAATCGAGCCGCAGCACGGCGCCCGCGGAGAGCGGCCCGAAGGCGACCCGCGCCTCCTCGGGGGGCAGGTTCGCCACGAGGTCGCTCCCGCCGAGGGCCAGCGCCTGCCAGAGCGCCTGCCGCCGGTCGCCGCCCAGGCTCCCGAGCGCTCCCGCGAGCGCCAGGCTCACGAGCTGTCGACGATTCAGCTCCACGCGCCTCGCGAGCTCCGCCACCGAGGCGAAGCTCCCCGCCCGCCCCCGCTCGGCGACGATGCGGCGGGCCACCTCGTCCCCGAGCCCCCGCACCGAGGCGAGGCCGAGGCGCAGCGCCCGCTCCTCGAGCGTGGCCTCGAGCGCGCTCCTCTGCACGTCCACGCCGCGAATCGCCACCCCGTGGCGGTGCGCGTCGCTCACGATCGTCGAGACGTGATAGAAGCCCATCGGCTGGGCGTTGATCAGCGCCACCGCGAACTCCGCCGGGTAGTGGCGCTTGAGGTAGGACGAGACGTAGACCAGGTGCGCGAAGGCCGCGGCGTGCGATTCGGGGAAGCCGTAGGAGGCGAAGCCCTCGAGCTGCTGCAGGATGCGGCGAATATAGTCCTCGTCGATCCCGCGCTCCCGCATCGCCGCGCGCAGCCGCTCCTGATGCCGCTCCATGCGCCCGTGCTTGCGCCAGGCGGCCATGTCCCGCCGGAGCTGGTCCGCCTCCCCCGGGCTGTAGCCTCCCACCGCCACCGCCATGCGCATCACCTGCTCCTGGAAGATGGGGATTCCGAGCGTCTTTTCTAGAATGGGACGCAGGCTCGGGTGCGGGTACTCCACCCGCTCCTCGCCGCGCCGCCGCCGGAGGTAGGGGTGCACCATCCCCCCCTGGATCGGCCCCGGCCGCACCAGCGCCACCTCGATCACCAGGTCGTAGAAGCAGCGCGGCTTGAGCCGCGGGAGCATCCCCATCTGGGCCCGCGACTCGATCTGGAACACCCCCACCGTATCGGCGCGCTGGATCATCTCGTAGGTCGCGGCGTCGTCCGGAGGGATCGTGCCGAGCTCGAAGCGCCTGCCGTGCTCGGCCTCGATCAGCGCGAAGGCCCGCGCGATCACGTTCAGCATGCCGAGCCCGAGCAGGTCCACCTTGAAGATGCGGAGCTCGTCGAGGTCGTCCTTGTCCCAGGCGATCACCGTGCGGTTCGGCATGCGCGCGTTCTCGAGGGGCACGATACGGCAGAGCGGCTCGCTCGAGAGCACGAAGCCCCCCACGTGGATCGAGAGGTGTCGCGGAAAATCGAGGAGCTGCTCGGAGAGGGCGAGGAGCTGACGCACGGTACGCCCCGCCGCGTCGAGTCCCGCCGCGCGGGCCGCGTCGCCGCCGGCCTGGCCGAAGCCGTGGCTCACGAAGCGGCTGAAGCGCAGGAGCGTCTGCTCGGGGAGCCCGAGCGCCTTGCCCACGTCCCGCACGGCAGAGCGATGCCGGTAGCGAATCACCTCGGCCACCATCGCCGCCCGCTCACGGCCGTACTTGCCGTAGACGTGCTGGAGCACCTGCTCGCGCCGGTCGTGCTCGATGTCCAGGTCGATGTCCGGGGGTTCGTGCCGCTCGAGCGAGAGGAAGCGCTCGAAGAGCATGTCGATCTGATCCGGCGAGACCGAGGTGATGCGGAGCGCGAAGCAGACCAGCGAGTTGGCCGCCGAGCCTCGGCCCTGGCAGAGGATCCCCTCCCGCGCGCAGTAGGTCACGACCTCCCACATGGTGAGGAAGTAGCCGGCGTAGTCGAGCTGGGCGATGATAGAGAGCTCCCGTTCTAATTGCGGGGCGAGCTCCCGCGCACGCCCCACGCCGAGCCGGTCGATCAGGCCCTCCCGCGCGAGCTGCCCGAGGTAGCCCTCCGCGCTCTGCCCCTCGGGGACCCACTCGCGCGGGTAGTCGTAGCCCATCTCGTCCAGGCGAAAGCGGCAGGCGTGTGCGAGCTCGACGCTCCGCTCCACCACGCCCGGCAGGTCGACGAAGAGCGTCGCCAGCTCCGCGGGGGATTTCAGACAGCGCTCCGCGTTGGGCAGCAGCCGCCGCCCGGCCGCGGCGAGCGCGCACCCCAGCCGGATGCAGCTCAGCACGTCGTGCACCGGCTTGCGGCGCCGGTCGTGAAAGTGCACGTCGTTGGTGGCCACGCTCGGCACGCCGAGGCTCTGGCCGAGCGCCTGCAAAGCGACCGATCGTTCTATATCCCCCGGGCGCAGGTGGCGGGTCAGCTCGAGCACCAGCGCGTCGCCGAAGGCCTCCCGGAGCTCCCCGAGGAGCCGCGCGGCGCCGGCCCGGGCCCCCTTCTTGAAGAGCCGCAAGAGCTGGCTGCGCGGACCTCCCGCGAGCACGAAGAGCTCCTTGCCCCCCGTGGCCAGCACCTCGTCCCGCGTCAGGTGGAAGGCCCCCTTCTCGGCGCGCAGCCTTCCCCGGCTGACGAGCTCGGAGAGCGTCGCGTAGCCCTCGCGACTCCGCGCGAGCAAAAGGAGCGCGTCCGTCTCCTCCCCCACCGAGAGCGCGAGCTCGCTGCCGTAGAGGAGCCGCACGGCCCCCTCGCCGAGCTCCCTCTGCGCGGCGTGGGCCCGCACCACCCCGTAGAGCCCGGAGAGGTCGGTGATCGCCAGGGCCGAAAGCCCGAGCTCGGTGGCCCGCGCGACCAGCTCCTCGGGATGCGAGGCCCCCTCGAGAAAGCTGAAGTTCGACCGACAGTGCAGCTCGGCGTAGGCCATGGGCGTCAATCCACGTAGGCCTGCACGTGCCACTCGCCCTGGCTCCGGAAGAGCCAGAGCACGGCTCCCTCCGCGGTTCGCACGAGCCAGTACTCCCGCTCGAAGCCCGTGGCCCACCACTCGCCCTGCAGCCGATACGGGCCCTCGCGCGCCACCACGCGCTGCAAATGGCGACCGCGAGCCGCTCGCGCCGGCCCCTCCTCCGCGACGGACGAAAGGTCGATGCGCGCCCCCTCGAAGGTCACGGGGCGGGGCGGTTCGATCAGGCAAAGCACCGGAAACGCCGCCGGAGCCGCGGCAGGGCGCTCTTCCTGCCACGCACGACGCGGCGACGCGAGAGAGGCCAGCTCCGTCCCCTCGAGCGGCATCCAGGAAAGTCGCGCCTCCGGCAGATGGCGCTCGACGAGGCGCGGGCGCACCACCGCCTCCCGGCCGAACGTGGCGACGAGACGGCTGCAGATCGTGGCCAGGGCCTCGCGGTCGTGCTCCTGCTGCCGCGCGAAAAGATCGAGCTGCCGGGCGCTCGCGCAGCCCACCTCCACCGCCCGCAAGCCGAACGCTGCCACCGGCGCCGGAAGCTCCTGCGACGAGAGCCAGAGCCGCAGGAGCTCGAGGAGCGTGCGGCTGTTCAGCGTCGGACGCGCGGGGCGAAGGCGGTGCGTGAGCTCGGGCAGGCCCGCACCGGCATGCCCCTCGTGCGGCTCGTGCGCCTCGTGCGACCGCCGCGAATAGATCGCCAGCCGAAGCGTGAGCTCGAGCGTCACCACCACGCGACGGCTGCGCGCCACCTGGGTCAAAAGTCGATCGAGCACGCTCTTGCCGACGAAGAGCAGCGCCTCTAGCTCCTCGAGCGGCTCGTCCAGCTCCTGGAGCACCTCCTCGACCTGGACCGGCTCTTCCACGCGAAAGCGCGAGGTCGTGCTTCCGCGCGCCTGCTCCTCCAGCTCGAGCCCGGCCTTGCCGAAGCGCAGGGCCAAAGCCCCCGGCGGAAGGCGCTCGAGCCCGCCCACCGCCTCGATCCCGAGGAGGCCCAGCAGCCGCGCCATCCCCTCGGGCATGGGCAAGGCCTCGAGCGGGAGCGCGGCCAGGCTCGCGCGATCCTCGCCCGGAGGAATGACCGTCGCCGGTGCCCCCTCCGCCCCCGCGCGCGCCACCGACCAGGCGGCCAGCGCGCTGCCGGCGATGGCCACGCGCCCCTCGTAGCCCAGAGCCCGCACCGTTCGCGCGAGCTTCTCGCCGAGCACCTTCTCGTCGGGGTGCAGCCGCTCGCACCCCGCGAGCGAGAGGAAGAAGGCCCCCTGCTCGTCCCGCCCCACCCCCTCGGCGAAGGCGTAGAGCGCCGCGAGCACCTCCTTGCGCGCGGCGCGCAGAAAGGCCGCATCCGGTGGCACGATCACCGCCTCGGGGCACAGGGCCCGGGCCGTGACCATGGAGAGCCCCGGCTGCAAACCCGCGGCCTCTGCCTCGGGCGTGGCCTCGAGCACCCGCGCGCGCGTCGCCGCCGCGTCGGCCAGGATCACCGGTTGCCCACGCAGCTCCGGCGACTCCCGCAGCCGGGCCGCGAGCTCAAAGCGTGGGATCCAGATGCAGGCCGTGCGGATCATGGAGCTCCACCCGCGCCGTCCGTTCCGTGGGCCCGAGCTTGCTCTTGCAGAGCGCGACCTGGAGCCGCCAGCCCTCCCGTCGCTCCACCGCGAGGTGCAGGCTCACCTGCGTGCCGAGCGACGCCGCGCCCGCGGCCTTCTCGGTGACGAAGAGCACCGCGGCCCCGCTCCGCTCGGCGCCGTGCTGCAAACGCGAAAGCTGTCGCGGCTGCACGCCGCGGCTCACCGGCACATCGAGCACGAGCAGCGCGATGGAACACCCTCCCCCGAGGAGCAGATCCGCGGCGCGAAGGCCGGGCAGCTCGCGCTGGCGCGTCACCCGCGGCGGGCGCACCACCACCAGCGCCTCGAAGGGCGCGCCACCCTCGAGCGCCGGCAAGGGATAAAATCCCCCGAGCGCATCGACCCAGATCGCGAGCTCCCCCCGCCCGAGCGCGGCCCCGCACCAGGCCGCCGCCAGGCTCCGCTTTCCGCTCGACCAGGGGCCAGAGAGCTCGCTCAGCCGTCCGCGCGGGAGCCCCTGCCCGGGGAGCAAGCGGTCGAGCGCCTCGAGCTCGCTCTTCAGCCCACTTGGCGACTCTTCCTGCGAGGCCCGTCGAACCCGGGCGTGACTGAACATATGTTCAGCTATCCCCGATCTCCCTCCCCCTGTCAAGGACGCCCGGGCAAGCGCCTACAGCGCCGATGGAAATCGCGCGTCGGCGATGGACGATCCGCCTCCGTTATGGAATGAGTAGGCCATGCCGCGCTGGATGGCCTGGAGCCTGCTCGTCCTCTTCCTCGTGCACCTCGTCCCCTTCACCTGGCTCACGGTGAAGCGGCGCCAGGCCCGCTATGGCCTGGTGGCGCTGGTCTTTCTCCTGCTCTCCATCTCGTTCGGGCTCGTGCTCTTCGCGCCGGGCTTCACGGTGGGGCACGTGCCGGCCTACTGGTACACGCGCGTCGCGGCCTGGGCCTGCGCCCTGCTGAGCCTGATCCTGGCGGTCCGCAGGCGGCTGCTCGCGAAGCGCGCGGCGATGCGCGACGAAGCGGCCCGCCGCGTGCTGTCGGCGTAATCGAGCAAGGCGCCGGCTGCGTGCACCACGCAGAAGCCTCACCGCAGCTCACTCGACGCGCGGAAGTTGCCCGGAGCGCGGCCGACGCGGCCGGCCCCGAACAGGCCCTCATCGGGAAGATCACGCCTTGAATCTAACCATCCGAGTGCTACAGTAGCGACAAAGATCGTCAGTCGTCGTTCGTATCCCTGGCGCCGACGATCGCGGGGGACCATGTGGCCAGCTCTTCGGTATCTGCTGATGGCCTGTGTGGACCCGAGCGAGGCGTCCTCCAACGCGCAGGCGCTCTTCGTCAACGGACAGCTCGTAGGGCCGGCCACCCCGACCAGCCAGTCGATCGCCAACAGCGCTCAGTTCCACGTGGGTCTCAAGGTGGGGGGTAGCGGCGTTGGACCCTACAACGGACACGTCTCGCACGTCATCGGTTGGGCAGCGTCCGGACTCTGGCCGGGAGGTGCGGACAACCTGATCCTCTGGCGCGAACTCGCACGAGAGCTCTTCGACCGCTGGGTGAACGGCGTCCCCGCGTAGCGGGCCGGAGCTGGACCACCCGTGGCGGCCTGCGCCTCGTGCGTGGACTTCGATCGAGCGTCGATGCGTACGCTCGTGACCATAGGCGAGAAATCAACATGGCACGCAACTTCGCCCCGAACCTGCGTCGCCACGGAGCGCCGGCAGGCGTGTTCGCGGTGCTCGGCCTCGCGCTCCTTGGCGGCGGTTGCGATTCGAGAGACGGGTCGCCGGGTCGCGACGCCGTCGCGGCCGCGGACCTCACGCCGGGCGATGGGCCGCGCGCCGACGGAAACCCCGGAGACGGGCAGCGGCCCGATGGGCACCTGGGCGACGGCGCCCCTGCCGACCGGTCAGTTCAAGATGCGCCCATCCACGACGGCGCGCTCCCCGACGTGCGCGCCTCGGACGGCGGTCCGCGGGATGCACTCGGGCGCGACGCCGTGCCTACCGACGCCCCGCCTCGCGATCTCGCGAGCCCTGACGCTTCGCTGCCACTCGACGCTGCTTCGCCCCTCGACGCCAGTGCGCACGACGCCGCACCACGCGAGGCCGGCGTCTCCCCTGACGGCTCGCCGCCACCAACGCAGCCGGAGCTCTGCACGAGCAACGGATGGTGCTGGATGCATCCGACGCCACCTGTTGCCAGCGAGGAGATCATTGCGGGTCTCTCCGCCTCGGATGTGTACGTCGGTACTCGTGCGCAGGGCGGCCCCACAGAAAACACATGGCTCCTCAAGTACGATGGAGTCTGGAAGCTGCTGCAGCGAGCAGCAACGTACGAGCTCACGGACGTCTGGGCCGGGTCCGGCAAGCTCTTCTTTACCGACCGTCAGGGTCGAGTCCTCACCTACGATGGATCGTCCCTATCCACGAGCAGTGTCGGCAGCGGCCTCGTCCAGATCTTTGGGTTCTCGAACAACGACGTCTTCGTGCGCGGCGACAGCCGGCGATGCGACTACCCCACGAACCCGTCGCAGTGCTGGGAAGCCATCCCCGCCTTGCACCGCTACGACGGCACGACGTGGGCCGGAGTTCCTGGGAACCTCGGGAAGACTCTCAAAGAGGTGTGGGGCTCGTCGGGTACGGATCTCTGGGCGGGAGGTCTCTCGAACGGCGAGCTCGAACGATTCGACGGAACGGCCTGGTCCACCGTGAAGGTGTCAACCTCCGACGGCTTCGGTTCTCTCTGGGGCAAGAGCGCCAACGACATCTATGCCGTCGGACACCGTGGACCCCCGACACCAACGCGCCTGTGGCACTACAACGGCGTGACCTGGATGCCGACGACGGTCGAGGGCGTGACCCGGTTTCTGGGGAGTCTGACGGCAACCGAGGCCCTAGTCCTCGGCGGCGGCATCTTCAATGGCAGCTCCGTGAAATGGCTCCCCTCGCCCACGGCCGAGACCTACTTCGTACACGCGTGGGGGACGGGCCCTCAGAATCTCTACGCCCTCTCGACGTCTGGCGGCTTCTACAGCGGCGTCTACCGCTACGACGGGTCGAAGTGGACGCACCTCCGCCGGGGCATCACGGCGCAGGATCTGCAGGTCATCCGAGCCTCCAGCCGTAGCAGCATCTTCGCCGTGAGCGCGCAGGGCACGGTAGTCCGCTACGACGGCACCCGGTGGACGGCCATGTCGAGCGGGTACGTCGCCCCAGTCGGGCAGACCGTGGACCTCCGTATGAATGATGCCGGAGCGGGTGCCACCGTGTTCTGGCCATACCACGAGTACCGGAGCACCGATGACATCTACATCGCCGATAGCAGTTCGGTCCGACGGCTCCCCCTGGTGAACAAGACGGTTCTTGCCGTCTGGGGCAGCAGTCCGACCGATATCTACGCTGCCGGGAGCGGCGGTTTGATCACGCACTACGATGGAAAGGCCTGGACCCAGCTCGCGCCCAACTACAACGACACCTTCGTCGGCATCACGGGCTTCGGGCCGAAGGAGGTCTACTTCCTCTCCTACAATCGCATCGTGCGCTTCGACGGGCAGGCCTGGTCCACGCTGCAGCCGCCACGCGGCCAGTCGAACCTCACGGCGATCTGCAACAGCGGCACGAACAACCTCGTCGTGGTGGGAGACAACGGCACCATGCTGGTCTTCGACGGCACGAACTGGAGCTCGCGCACCTTCGCCAGCCCTCCCTCGGGCACTGGGCCGAGCTTCTGCATCACCCAGGGACCGAACGACATCTGGTGGGGCGGGCGGCACTATCCGAACGACATCCCGACCTGGCCCAGCTGGCGCCCGGAGACGGCGTTTTACCCCGTGGGCAACGAGATCTTCGCCGTCGGCGCCTACGGCACCATCGTGCATCGGAAGCTGCCCTGATGCGCCGGCGGCCGTCGGCCTCGTACGTGGGCTGACGTCCGCCCAGCGTGTCAGCGCGCGCGACGCAGCCGTCGCAGCGCGAGCAGCGCCAGACCGAGGAAGAGCAGCGCGCCAGTAGATCCGGCGGAGGGCGAGGCCGTCCCGGAGACGGGCGCCGCGCTGCAACCGGCCACGACCCCGGGCGCGGGCTCGGGCTCCTCTTGCACCGGCGGCTGCGCCTTCGGCGGCTGCGTCTTCGGCGGCTCCGGCTTCGTGGGCGCAGGCTGCGTCGGCTGCGGCGTGGCGGGCCCGAGCCCCTCCACCCGGAAGGTCACGTACTCGGTCTTGGACAGGTTTCCCGCCTCGTCCACGGCCACGAGCGTCACGCGGTAGTCGCCGTCCCCGGGGAGGTCGAGCTTCACCTCGGTGAGCCCCTTTACCGCCGCACCCTCGTTCAGCGTGCGGATGGTCGTCTCACCGGCCGGCGTGAACTCCACCTTCGCCTGCAGCCCGATCTTGTCGGCGGGCGACCGGTCGTCCTCGGCCTTCACCGTGACGATCGTCTGGGTCGCCTTCAGCGTCGAAGGCGGCTGCTGCGTCACAGCGAGCGTCGGCGGCTTGCCGTCCACCTCGAAGTCGTAGGTCGTGGGCGTCTTGTCCTCGTTGCCGTTCAGGTCCACCGCCTTGACCTGCACCGTGTACTTGCCGTCCTTGAAGTCCCAGGAGTGGCTGCGGTCGTACTCGGCCTTGCTCCAGGATTTTCCGTCGGTGCTCCAGCTATAGCGGAGCAAGGGTCCCGGCGTCTTGTCGTCGGTTCCGAGGGCCTCGAACCGGATCGTCCCCTCGGTGGTGAGCTTCGGCGGCTGCTTGCTGAGCGTCGTGGTCGGCGCCAGCGTGTCGCTCACGGGCTTCTTGAAGAAGCGGCCGTAGAGGAGCGCGTAGTCGCCGGCCGAGCCCGTCCGCGCGATGTACAGGTAGTAGGGATCGAGAAAGCCGCCCTCCTGCCGAACCACCTGGGGGAGCACCACGCGGCGGTCCAGCGCCGGCTCCACGACCATCGGCGCCACGGACTCGGAGAACCGGAGCACCTTCTCGGCGTCCATCACGAGCCCGGTGGGATCGGTGGCCGTGAGTCGCAGGTTGCTCATCTTGATCTCGTTCAGCCGCTGGATGAGCGCTCCGGTCACCGGATCCAGCTCGAGCCGCAGGCTCACCATCACGTCCACCTTCCCCGTCAGCGTGGTCGCGCCGTTCGGGCCCTCGCCCTCGATGGTGATCGTGTAGTCGGTCAGCTTGACCTCCACCCGCGTCGTGGTGCCGGCGTAGAGCTTCACCGTGGGCGGCTTGTGGGCGTGCACCTCCATCTGCGGAACCGTGGTGATGCGAAAGCCGAGGAGCGCCCCGATCGACCGGTTCTGGTCGTCGGTCATGCCGTTGGCCTTCTGCTGGTCCTTGCGCATGCAGAAGTCCCCCGCCCTCCACATGGCGAGGATCGCGTCCGCGATGGTCTTCTCGGAGAGGGCCACCCCGAGTTCCTCGCCTTGCCAGGC
Coding sequences within it:
- a CDS encoding error-prone DNA polymerase — its product is MAYAELHCRSNFSFLEGASHPEELVARATELGLSALAITDLSGLYGVVRAHAAQRELGEGAVRLLYGSELALSVGEETDALLLLARSREGYATLSELVSRGRLRAEKGAFHLTRDEVLATGGKELFVLAGGPRSQLLRLFKKGARAGAARLLGELREAFGDALVLELTRHLRPGDIERSVALQALGQSLGVPSVATNDVHFHDRRRKPVHDVLSCIRLGCALAAAGRRLLPNAERCLKSPAELATLFVDLPGVVERSVELAHACRFRLDEMGYDYPREWVPEGQSAEGYLGQLAREGLIDRLGVGRARELAPQLERELSIIAQLDYAGYFLTMWEVVTYCAREGILCQGRGSAANSLVCFALRITSVSPDQIDMLFERFLSLERHEPPDIDLDIEHDRREQVLQHVYGKYGRERAAMVAEVIRYRHRSAVRDVGKALGLPEQTLLRFSRFVSHGFGQAGGDAARAAGLDAAGRTVRQLLALSEQLLDFPRHLSIHVGGFVLSSEPLCRIVPLENARMPNRTVIAWDKDDLDELRIFKVDLLGLGMLNVIARAFALIEAEHGRRFELGTIPPDDAATYEMIQRADTVGVFQIESRAQMGMLPRLKPRCFYDLVIEVALVRPGPIQGGMVHPYLRRRRGEERVEYPHPSLRPILEKTLGIPIFQEQVMRMAVAVGGYSPGEADQLRRDMAAWRKHGRMERHQERLRAAMRERGIDEDYIRRILQQLEGFASYGFPESHAAAFAHLVYVSSYLKRHYPAEFAVALINAQPMGFYHVSTIVSDAHRHGVAIRGVDVQRSALEATLEERALRLGLASVRGLGDEVARRIVAERGRAGSFASVAELARRVELNRRQLVSLALAGALGSLGGDRRQALWQALALGGSDLVANLPPEEARVAFGPLSAGAVLRLDYLHADSFLERHPLELYRSALAKSGVTRQADLDSLRPGAPVRVAGLVIVRQRPTGPDGAVFMALEDETGLMDIVLRPKIFERHRTLICLAELLFVRGRLQADGDARSILAEELQPIEYACGFRSRDFR
- a CDS encoding DNA polymerase Y family protein, producing MIRTACIWIPRFELAARLRESPELRGQPVILADAAATRARVLEATPEAEAAGLQPGLSMVTARALCPEAVIVPPDAAFLRAARKEVLAALYAFAEGVGRDEQGAFFLSLAGCERLHPDEKVLGEKLARTVRALGYEGRVAIAGSALAAWSVARAGAEGAPATVIPPGEDRASLAALPLEALPMPEGMARLLGLLGIEAVGGLERLPPGALALRFGKAGLELEEQARGSTTSRFRVEEPVQVEEVLQELDEPLEELEALLFVGKSVLDRLLTQVARSRRVVVTLELTLRLAIYSRRSHEAHEPHEGHAGAGLPELTHRLRPARPTLNSRTLLELLRLWLSSQELPAPVAAFGLRAVEVGCASARQLDLFARQQEHDREALATICSRLVATFGREAVVRPRLVERHLPEARLSWMPLEGTELASLASPRRAWQEERPAAAPAAFPVLCLIEPPRPVTFEGARIDLSSVAEEGPARAARGRHLQRVVAREGPYRLQGEWWATGFEREYWLVRTAEGAVLWLFRSQGEWHVQAYVD